From the genome of Sander lucioperca isolate FBNREF2018 chromosome 1, SLUC_FBN_1.2, whole genome shotgun sequence, one region includes:
- the pdzd11 gene encoding PDZ domain-containing protein 11, producing MDQKIPYDDYQLPVVFLPSYENPPAWIAPQERVLHPDYNNELIQFLPRTIVLKKPPGAQLGFNIRGGKASQLGIFISKVVPDSDAHRAGLQEGDQVLSVNEVDFQDIEHSRAVEILKTAREILMRVRFFPYNYQRQKERTVH from the exons ATGGATCAGAAGATTCCCTATGATGACTATCAGCTCCCAGTGGTATTCCTGCCTTCTTATGAGAACCCACCAGCATGGATAGCCCCACAGGAG CGGGTTCTTCACCCTGACTACAACAATGAGCTCATCCAGTTCCTGCCTCGTACCATTGTATTGAAGAAACCTCCAGGAGCACAGCTGGGCTTCAACATCCGTGGGGGCAAGGCGTCACAGTTGGGAATCTTTATATCCAAG GTGGTTCCAGACTCAGATGCCCACAGAGCAGGGCTGCAAGAGGGAGACCAGGTTCTTTCTGTGAATGAGGTTGATTTCCAAGACATTGAGCACTCAAGA GCTGTAGAGATTCTGAAGACTGCGCGAGAGATACTGATGAGGGTTCGCTTCTTTCCTTACA ACTACCAACGGCAGAAGGAGAGGACTGTACATTAG
- the gdpd2 gene encoding glycerophosphoinositol inositolphosphodiesterase GDPD2, whose protein sequence is MSPDESCCRVCSRGLYSCHWKHPSKTERKRACCWFSVVIMVCLLSLCWMYICLVTFNDREDVNWQGFQKLNRWVNWFMVLIIISAVVTSYCVLLLLFALFQVALEEPLNLHWLHKILLFFGVMFITLGVTGICLRWSQEWPTVPLSLQAAAPFLQFGAVGALTLLCSFVFQGFHNARKKWSKFLIAMLLVVVSAAIFLCPLKIESPCLIEKHELPDKPKLIGHRGAPMLAPENTMMSFNRSIACGVTAFETDVQLSKDRIPFLMHDHNASFLRRTTNVIEKFPDKDFSHSSNLTWKELQSLNAGEWFLKTDPFSSVSKLSEEEMETARNQTIPSLLQLLNLAKQHNISVIFDLYSPNQENDTVDTVNTILSSGIDPSLVLWLPPAERKYVNKTAPGFIQVYNNARDMEGGNHLNVKYSNLSVKEIRELRSRNVTVNLWVVNERWLFSLLWCAGASSVTTNSCHLLKDIDHPDWLMPPLTYKIIWITLDIVSILIMTGLYIFQWKSHCFCCREGTARQRNNTLAWTEKELSPFLPTG, encoded by the exons ATGTCTCCAGATGAGAGCTGTTGCAGAGTTTGCAGCAGGGGCTTATATAGCTGCCACTGGAAGCACCCAAGTAAAACTGAAAGAAAA CGTGCATGCTGTTGGTTCTCAGTTGTCATTATGGTCTGCCTGCTTTCCCTGTGCTGGATGTACATCTGTCTGGTTACTTTTAATGACCGAGAGGATGTTAACTG GCAGGGCTTCCAAAAACTGAACCGATGGGTGAACTGGTTCATGGTGCTGATCATCATTTCTGCAGTGGTAACCAGCTACTGCGTTCTGCTGCTG CTCTTTGCACTCTTCCAAGTTGCCTTAGAAGAACCACTCAACTTGCACTGGCTACACAAG ATCCTCCTATTTTTTGGTGTGATGTTCATCACTTTAGGGGTCACAGGAATCTGTCTCCGGTGGTCACAGGAATGGCCAACTGTTCCTCTTTCACTCCAG GCCGCAGCTCCTTTCTTGCAGTTTGGTGCTGTTGGGGCGTTGACCCTGCTGTGCTCGTTCGTCTTCCAGGGTTTCCACAACGCCAGGAAAAAAT GGTCTAAGTTCCTGATTGCAATGTTATTAGTAGTTGTGTCAGCAGCCATCTTCCTGTGTCCCCTGAAGATCGAGTCTCCTTGTCTGATAGAGAAGCATGAATTACCTGATAAACCAAAGCTTATTGGTCACCGAGGCGCACCAATG CTGGCCCCGGAGAACACCATGATGTCGTTCAACAGGAGCATCGCGTGCGGCGTGACAGCCTTTGAGACAGACGTACAGCTCAG TAAAGACAGAATTCCCTTCTTGATGCATGACCATAACGCTTCGTTCTTGCGGAGAACGACAAACGTTATAGAGAAGTTCCCTGACAAAGACTTCAGCCACAGCTCCAACCTCACCTGGAAGGAATTACAAAGTCTgaatgcaggtgaatggttcctaaAG ACAGATCCTTTCTCGTCAGTGTCCAAGCTCTCAGAAGAGGAGATGGAAACAGCCAGGAATCAGACTATTCCCTCTTTACTTCAGCTCCTCAACCTCGCCAAGCAGCACAACATCTCAGTGATATTTGACCTATATAGTCCCAACCAGGAAAATGACACAGTGGACACAGTCAACACCATCTTGAGTTCTGGCATTGACCCAAGCCTG GTTCTCTGGCTTCCTCCAGCAGAaagaaaatatgtaaataagACTGCTCCAGGCTTCATCCAGGTCTATAACAACGCAAGGGATATGGAAGGGGGGAACCACCTAAATGTGAAATACAGCAATTTGAGTGTGAAAGAAATCAG GGAGCTTCGGAGCAGGAATGTTACAGTGAACCTGTGGGTGGTTAATGAGCGTTGGCTCTTTTCTCTGCTGTGGTGTGCGGGGGCCAGCTCTGTTACCACCAACTCCTGCCACCTCCTAAAAGACATCGACCATCCTGACTGGTTGATG CCGCCTCttacatacaaaataatatgGATTACGTTGGACATTGTATCTATTCTGATAATGACTGGACTCTACATCTTTCAGTG GAAATCACACTGTTTCTGTTGCAGAGAAG GGACAGCGAGGCAAAGAAACAATACTTTAGCCTGGACTGAGAAAGAACTGTCTCCCTTCTTACCCACCGGGTAG